The stretch of DNA GCGAAAAAACGCTTACCCACAGAGACCTCGGCCGCATGCTCGGTGTTTCGGAAACGACCATCAAGAGCTACCGCCGCAAATTTCCCGACTGCATCCCTGTAGCCAACGACGGCAAGCCCATCCGCTTCACCCACGAAGCCGGAAAGGTCTGTCTGCGCATACGCGAGCTGTTCAGCAGGGGCATGTCTGTTCCTGAGGTCCGTACCCGGCTTGAAAAGGAATTTTCATGGATAGAGCCCATGCCGGAAATGCCGCAGGAGCAGGAGCTGGAAGTAGCTCCCGCCGTGATTCCTGCCGGACCGGTGGAAGTGGAGCTGCCAGATGATTACACGCAGGCGCTGAGCAACCTTGCCAAGAGTATGGTGAACCTGACCATGAAGCAGGACGCCATTGCCCGCCGCATGGAATCCATTGATGCCCGCCTGCAGAAGCTGGACCTGCAGGGCGCTGCCGACGCTGGCATGGCTCCGGCAATGGAGGCATGGATGGAACGGGCAACCGCCCTGCTTGAGCGCCTTGAAGGGCTTGCAGGACCTGCCGTTGCATCTGCCGGTGTTTCGTCCGCTCCCCTTTCAGAATCTGCCGGCGGTTATGCTGATGCGGCAGAGCAGACGGACGAAGAAGCCGCTCACGCTGCCCCTGCCAAGGAACAGGCTGTGTCCGGTAAGGTTATCCGCATCCGTAACGCCTATGGCGATGTGAACGAATATACCGTGGAAACCTCTGCTATTCCTGCACGCCCGACTGAAGAAGCACCCGCCGATGCGGAACAGCCGGAATATGCAGAACCACATTATGCCGATCAGGACGCCGAGGGCGGCTTCATCTTCGATTCTGATGAAGCGCCAGAAGAAGCACCGGAAGAAGCGCCAATCATGCAGGAGCCGCACCGTGCCCTGCTGACCATGCCGCTGGTTATCCAGTCGCCGGATGGCGAGTTTCTCGGTGTGGCAGGCAGAACCCGCGGGCGGTTCAGCATCAACGACCTCAAGGCCATGCTCATGAGCCACTTCGAGGGCAGCGAGCGGTTCAGCGTGCAGTGGCAGTATACGGATAACGGCTGGCTCATGCTGCTGGAGCAGAAAGACCTGTCTGATCCGTATTCCCTTGCTGTGCTGGTGGATGAAACCACCACCCCGCGCGGGAATAATGTGGCGCTTATCGAACACTTGACGATTAACGGCAAAGATGAAAATCCTGTAGAAATGTATAATTTCATCAACAGGATATACGAGTCGTAATGAACACCCACAGGGGGCCGCATTGCTGAAAAGCTGCGGTCCCTTTTTGTTTCCCCAAGGAGTATTCATGAAGGCAACCGTCATTCTGGCGCATCCCTACGCAAAGAGCTTTAATCATGCGATATACGGGACCATATGCGCCACGCTCAAAGAGCTGGGCGTTCCCACGTATGCGCACGATCTGTACGCAGAGCGGTTTGATCCCGTGCTCACGGTAGATGAGCTCGGCAAAAAGCCCACGCAGGATGCGCTTGTACGCCAATATACCCGCGAGCTGGTGGAATCGGACGTGCTGTTCTTTGTGCATCCCAACTGGTGGGGGCAGCCGCCAGCCATGCTCAAAGGCTATGTGGACAGGGTGTTCCGACCTCCCTACACCTACGATTTTCCCCCCGAGGACAGCGGTGGCGGGTTGCCTATAGGCAAGCTGGCAGGCAAGACCGGCGTGGTGTTCAACACCTCCAACACCGAAGAGACCCGCGAGAAGGAATACTTCGGCGATCCGCTTGAGAACATATGGATTCAGTGCGTGTTCGGCTTCTGCGGCATTGAAAAGAGCCACCGTCGCATGTTCTCCATCATCGCGGACAGCACCTCCGAAGATCGCGCCGCATGGCTTGCGGAAGTGGCGGAAACCACACGCAAGATGGTCGGACGCTAGCGTTTGTTCCCCTAGCGCCCTGCGCTGCATCGCAAAACATAAACCCCCTGCCGGAATATCCTGCAGGGGGTTTTCTTATTGTATAGACGGGACAGGCTACTTGAACACGGCACCGCTGGCAGCGCTGCTGACCATGCGGCTGTAGCGCCGCAGCAGGGGGGAGGTAATCTCCTTCTGCACGGGCTTCCAGTTCTTCTTGCGTTCGGCAAGGGTCGCTTCATCTACAAGGAGATTCAGCTTGCGCTCAGGGATGTTGATTTCGATCTGGTCGCCTTCCTGCACAAACGCGATGGGGCCGCCGTCTGCCGCTTCCGGAGAAACGTGACCGATGGCCGCGCCGCGGGTGCCGCCGGAGAAGCGGCCGTCCGTGATGAGCGCCACGTCCGCACCAAGGCCGATGCCGGCAATGGCCGCCGTGGGCGAGAGCATCTCACGCATGCCGGGGCCGCCCTTGGGGCCTTCGTAGCGGATGATGATGGCATCGCCCTTGTTGATCTTCTGGCCCATGATGGCTTCAAACGCGGATTCCTCCGACTCGAACACGCGGGCGGTTGCGGTGCGCACCATCATTTCGGGTGCCACGGCAGACTGCTTTACCACGGCGCCGTCAGGGGCAAGGCTGCCGCGCAGAATGGCTATGCCGCCTTCCTGCGAATAGGGAGCCTCGATAGGCTTGATAACGGTGGGGTCAAGGTTCGCGGCCTTGAGATCCGAAAGGTTCTCGCCCACGGTCTTGCCGGTGACGGTCATGACATCAAGGTTGATGCGGTCCTTCTTGCGCAGCTCGGCCATAACGGCAGGAATGCCGCCAGCACGGTGCAGGTCCTGAATGTGCTGATCGCCAGCGGGGGAAAGCTTGCACAGGTTGGGCGTGCGGCGGGAAACCTCGTTGAACATGTCGAGATCGATATCAAGACCGGCTTCGCGGAACACGGCAGGCAGGTGCAGCACCGTGTTGGTGGAGCAGCCCAGCGCCATATCAACAGCCATGGCGTTGGCCACGGCCTTTTCGGTGACGATGTCGCGGGGCTTGATGTCGCGTTCCAGCAGTTCCATGACCTTCATGCCTGCCTTCTTGGCAAGGCGGATACGCGCAGCCGTGGTTGCAGGCGTGGTGCCGTTGCCGGGCAGCGCAAGGCCGATGGTCTCGGAAAGACAGTTCATGGAGTTTGCCGTGAACATGCCCGCGCAGGAGCCGCAGCCGGGGCAGGCGCCTTCGGAAAGGTCTTCCAGCTCGGCTTCGGTCATGTTGCCCTGCTTCACGCGGCCCACACCCTCGAACACGGTGATGAGGTCGGAGCGCACGCCGGACTTTTCGCCCGCAAGCATGGGCCCGCCGCTGATCATGACGGAAGGCACGTTCATGCGCAGCATGGCCATGAGCATGCCGGGAACGGACTTGTCGCAGTTGGGAATGAACACCAGCGCATCAAAGGGGTGCGCGGTGGCCATGATCTCAATGGAATCGGCAATGATTTCACGGCTGGGCAGCGAAAAACGCATGCCCTCGTGGTTCATGGCCAGTCCGTCGCAGACACCGATGGCAGGAAATTCAATGGGTGTGCCGCCGGCATGGCGCACACCGGCTTTCACGGCTTCTGCAATGGTGTCCAGGTGAATATGGCCGGGAACAATCTCGTTGGCGGCGTTCACCACGCCCACGAGGGGGCGGGCAATCTCTTCGCGGGTAAGCCCGAGGGCATAGAGCAATGAACGATGGGGCGCTTTCTCAAGCCCGTGGGTCATCTTCTTGCTACGCATATGCGGTGTCCTTTCGGTACTCTTGCGGTACCCGAATCTTGCGGTGTTGCAGGCTACAGACATTCAGATGAAGGCTGTCTCCGGGCCTATAGCTGTAAGCCGGATTTCTGAGGCTCACAGATAAGGAGAGCATAGATGAGCAGGGCTCTGCCCTGCTCCCGGCAGGGGGATAATCCCCCTGCACCCCTGACAGGATGCGTATACATTACGTGCGGCTTCACAAAGGGAGCGCTATCGCATGTCTGAGGGGCGAGAGTCCTGAAAGCTGAAGTTCTGTGAATATGACACCTAGTTTCTTACAGCGATCCAGCTGCTTACAAAGCCCATAAGGGCCGGTAGAGCCACCAACAAAACACTCTGTTCAAAGGGCAGGAAGTGCAGCTCCATGAACAGCGGAGAAAAATTGAGTACATCTTTCAGGTGGTACCATGCAAGCCAAAGCAGACCCACGGCAAGCGTGCCGCCCATGATGCCCTGCAAGGTGCCGGTAACGAGCAGCGGCAGGCGGATGAACCAGTTGCGCGCTCCCACAAGCTGCAGAATATCTATTTCGTCACTGCGGTGCACCAGCGAAAGCTTGATGGTGTTGCCCACCACCAGTGCCAGCAGAAAAGCCAGAAAGCCGATTACAGGCCACATGACCGAGTTTGCAAAGGCCTTCCATGCCTTGGTGAGATCGTCCTTGAGCGGGTTGGCGCGCACGGTTTCCACGCCGGGCAGCTTTTCAAGATAGCCGTGCGTGGCCTTGTTCCATGCGTCAAGGTCGGCTTCGTGCGGCGAGAAGTGCAGCATGGCGGTGGGCGGCAGGGGGTTGCGTTCCTTCAGCCAGCCTGCATGGGCAGAGATGGATTTGCCTCCATCGGTCTGCGATTCCTTGAGCAGGGCATCCAGCGCTTCATCCGGCGTAAAGGTCTTCATCTCAGTCAGCCAGGGAAGGTGGCGCATCTCATCCCAGCGGGATTTGACAAGATCCATGCCCGTGTCAGCCTTCCAGAAGACCTGATACACCACCTCGCCGCGGGTGATGTTCAGTTCCTGATTCAGGTTGGTAAAGCACAGCAGAAAAAAGCCGGAAAGAAAGGTCACCAGCGTCACGGCTGCCAGCGTGAGCAACTGCGCCCACGGGTGCAGGCCGAAATCCCGAATGCCCCGGGCAAAGAGTTTGCAGAACACTCCGAACATGGCGATTCCTATGCGTGAATGCGCAGGCCGCTCGGACGGCCTGCGGCGCAGGTTTCATCATCGTCTGCGCAGTTTTCTATAACCGCGCCGGGCCAGTTGGCCGCAGTGATTTTGCCGTCGTCCAGCCGCAGCAGCTTGGCCTTGGGGTGCTGGGCAATCAGCTCGGGGCTGTGGGTTGCGAGCACCACGGTGGTTCCATAGGTGTGGAACTGCTTGAAAATATCCATCATGCGGCGTGAAAGTTCGGGATCAAGGTTGCCTGTGGGTTCGTCCGCCAGCAGAATCTGCGGGTTCACCACAATGGAGCGCGCAACGGCAACGCGCTGCTGCTCGCCGCCGGAAAGCTCGCCGCACAGAAGCCCAATGCGATTTTCCAGCCCGAGCCCGCGCACCACGGCGCGCACACGGCGGTCTATATGCTGGGGGGGCAGGCAACGCACCTCGAGCGCAATGGCCACGTTATCGTAGACCGTGCGGTGCGGCAGAATCTTGAAATCCTGAAAGACCACGCTCACCTGCCGCCTGAGCAGCGGCACCTGGCCGGAACGCAGCTTCTTCAGGTCAAAGCCTGCCACTTCCACCAGGCCGCGTTGGACGGGCAGCGAGGCATAGAGCAGCCTGAGCAGGGTTGTCTTGCCGGCACCGGACGGGCCGGAAAGGAATAGAAAATCGCCCTTTTCCAATTGGAAGGAACAGTTTTTGAGCGCCCAGTGCGTGCCGAAATTGTGCGAGAGGTGCTGTACCTTGAGCATAAAATCCAGAAAGCGGGTTGGGTCGTGATTAAGGGCCGTTTGTTACGTAGCCTTTTTTCCGACGTTTGTAAAAAAGGTCTGTTGCAGGCGTAGCGGAAAAGCGCGTTGCGGGCCAGCCCGAAAGCAAAAAACAGGCAGATTACGGGGTGACGTTCGGGTCGCTTTGTCCTTTGGCAGAGAGAACGGAACTCAGTCGCTTGCTGTGGAATTGTATGTAAATCTGAGCGTATGCTTGCGGGTGATGTGTTCATTATCTGTAACAACGAAAGGAGAATGCAATGAACCAGACCCGCCACATCCGCCACATCCGTGAACACGGAAGATCGGCACTTCCCACGAACTCGGCACCTCGTAGTGCCGCAGACAGCCAGACGCGTCCCATGTCCACTGAGGAATACCTCCGCACTGAAGTCTTCGGCGACCAGAACCGCATGCAGCAAAAGCGGATGGCGAACCTTGCGCAGTTGGAACGCCGCGCAGAGGATACGCCTATCTCCATGGAAGAATACGTGCGGCACATTGTCTATGCCCAAGACCTGCCGGATGCCGCAGCATGCGCGCCTGTTGCGCAGCATGCCATACCTGTCGTGATGCCTCGTCCCATGCCTGCAGTTGCAGCCCGCGCGGCCGTTCCGTATGCCACGCCCGACACAGGGCACACCGCTTCCGGCACGGCATTGCAAGCCGTTGCGGTGCCGAATAACCGCAACAGCGCATCGGTTCCCCGCTATGCCGGAGCAACTGCAACCGGCCTTGGTTCGTGCTGTGTGGTGCTTCCGGGCATTCGGCATGGAGGCAGTGCGGTCGGTAGCGCAACGCAGCCTGCTGTGTTGTCTGGCATGCAGCCCGATACGCAGCCTGATACGCAGCCTCCCCGGCTGAATGTCAGGCTGCAACGCAACGCCCAAGGCCGCATCATTCGCAAGCTGGAAGGCGCTGGCGATTCCATGCGGGAATACTGCTTCGCCTATGACGCACAGGGGCATCTGACGCATGCATGGCTGAACGGCAGCCTTGTCGAGCAGTATGCGTATAACGAGGCTGGCCAGCGTGTGGCAGATGAAACGGTATGGCGCGGCCCCCGCAGCCTTGCCTACGACAGAGCAGGCCGCTTGGTGCAGGCTGGCAACGTGCGCTGCGAGTACACGCCGGAAGGTTCCCTCTGCAGCCGGATTCGCACAACCCGGCATGGGGAAGAGATCACCTCCTTTGCCTATGGCGCAGACACCCGACTGGACAGCGTTGTCCTGCCTGACGGTACGCAGATTACCTATTACTACGGCTCTGCACTCGGTCCGGCGGAAAAGCACGTAAACGGCGTGCTGGCAGAGTCCTACATCTGGAAGGATGCGTTGCGTCTCGGCGCATGGATAGACCACGCCAGCGGCACCCGCTGCCTGTTCCACTACGAAGCTGGGCACAGCCCCGCAGCTGTTACCATGGAGCATCCGCAGGGGGCCGCAACCTATCGTCTCGGCTTCGACCAGATAGGCTCGCTCAAGCTGGTGGTGCTGCCGGACGCCAATGGCGGCAAGTTGATAAAGGAAATGGCATATGATAGCTTCGGGACTATGCTGAACGACTCCAATCCCGAGCTATTCCTGCCTGTTGGCTTTGCCTCCGGCCTTGTGGACCGCCACACGGGACTCATCCGCTTCGGCTACCGCGACTATTCCCCCGAACTGGGCCGCTTTACCGCCCTTGACCCCGCCCGCGACACACGCGGCGATGGTGATCTGTGGGATTACTGTGTGGATGATCCCATAAATTGCGTCGACCCGTGGGGGCTTTTCCGGTTTGGAGTCCGTTCTCTGGATGGATTTACATCAGTCTCCCGCCCCGGTTTCACCTCCCCCATGCCTGACAGTGGTGTTGCACACGGGTGGATAGACGGGATGAATAATCCCGGCGAGTACAACCTGCAGCTGCATCATGAGCAGGGGTTTTATGAGGATGAAAAGGGAGGGGATATTGGTCATGGAAAGGAGGGGCCAATGGTGAATGAATCCAATAGGAAAAATGAATATAGGTTGGATCCCAAATCATACGATGACAACATAATGCGGCAAAGCCAAAAAATTACTATTCCTGGCCAGTATAACATTATTTCGAATAACTGCCAGGACTATGCAGATAGGCTCAGAGATAATTATGAAATATTGAAAGAGAGTCCTGAGATTAGAAGGCAGATAGAAAAAGAAAAACGTAGCAATGAATAGTATGTCGAGGCCCCTCGTAAAAGAGGGGCCTCGCATGGAGTGTATATGAAATATAAAAAATTAATACTTATTGTTTTCGCATTGTCATTGTTGCTAGTTGGACCAATAAGAAGAGCCATTATACCGAAATACACACGCGCATGGTGTAATTTAATATTTAGAAATCTTGTTGTAGAAGTGTGGAGTGGTAATTTTGATGTTACAAAGAACGGAACAAGCATTAATGCTACTATGCATTCTGATAATACATATAAATATAATGTGTTTATGAATTACAATATTGACAGAGACTACATAATATTCAAGCCAGATGAGATTAAATTTAAAGGCTTAATTAGGTACACAGTTTATAGTAATGGAAAAATTATTGACTCACACGACATTCGGTCCAGTTATGGATGGCAAGGATGGAATGATATGCCCGATGATTTTTGGAGTGAAAGCCTGTTCGAATTTTGGATGCCATATAACGATGAGTTTGATTCTGTAACTATTGAGATGGAAGTTCTGGAGGGCGATCCCTCTTATATAAAAAATAAAAAGAACGCGTATCTTTCAATTAAAGGAGCGTGGAATCCATAACCGTTTGGCGACTGAATCGACATGGCAAGGCATGCCCGCTTCGGCTACCGCGACTATTCCCCCGAACTGGGCCGCTTTACCGCCGACTCTATCTGCTTTGGCCCGCCCGCGACACACACGGCGATGGAGACCTGTGGGATTACTGTGTGGATGATCCGATCAACTGCGTTGACCCGTGGGGGTTAGAAACCAAAGGCGTAGGGCTTGGTGTTTCCGCTAGCGGCTTTGGATTTGGTGTTGGAGCCGGAGCAATGGTGGTGAAGGATGATAAGGGGAACTGGGGAGTGGAAGGTTTCGCTGATTACGGAGCCTCTTCCGGTTTTGGTGTCTCAGGGGACGCCTCTTACCAGACAACCACGGCAAAAACGATTAAGGACCTTGCGGGAACATCTCAAAAAACAGGAACCTCAGTCGCTGTTGCGCCGACGGGCTACCCAAACCTTGCGCTAACTGTTGGGGCAGAAAAGGTGAAAGGGGATGGCTATACTGGGGATACAAAAAGTGTTGGTGTTTCTTGGGGAGGAAAAGTTGTTGCACCTCTAGATGTGTATGTAAAGCAAGAACATAGCGACGTTGCAACGGTATTTTCTGAGGACTGATAACAATACAGCACGGCGCGCGGCCTTGCCGCGCGCCATAAAAATATATGAATAAGTATACTGCAACATCATTTTTCATTGGAATTTTTTTGGCAATACAGTCTATATTCTTTTTTTGTGCTGGTATGTCCGTAATTGTTTTGAATGGTGGTTTTATTGGGTTTATTCTTGTCTTCATTTCTTTTTTCACAACGTATTTTTTAAGACTTGCGGCTGTGTTTGATTCGATTTCAAACGATATTATATTTGTTAAAAATTTATATGGTAAAAAAGAGTTACATCTAGATAGTGTTAAATTTATAGCATTTAATGAGCACCCACTATGGGATGAAACTACATATGTTCATATAGTTATGAAAAGAGGGTTCATATATTACGGCGGTGTGTCTAGCTTGAAGTGTGTGCAGTCAGCTATTGATAACTCACCTTGGGCGGTTAGAGTAAGTTCTACCAGATTTAAATATAAGTACATATTTAATACTCCCAACGTCACAGCATGTTGAGTGTAATCAGCTTAGCTTTTGCATTTGCCACACGGGACTCATCCGCTTCGGCTACCGTGACTATTCCCCCCAATTGGGCCGCTTTACCGCCGCCCTTATCCGCTTTGGCCCGCCCGCGACATGCGTGGCGATGGAGACCTGTGGGATTACTGTGTGGATGACCCCATAAGCTGCGTCGACCCGTGGGGACTTTGGAGTGCTCCCGTCCAGATTGGTTTGGGGGCAGCTACCGCCATCGCTTATGGGGGGGCAAAAGGAGCTGCTTATCTAGCCGACAAGCTTAACGGTCAAGGGGATAAGGCAAGCAGAGAGGTTGATAGGATTTTTGGAAAGCACGTTGTTCCGATAAATGCGGGCATGGCTGCTGCAGCTTCGGGTGCACAGGCCGTACAAATGGGGGTTGCCAATCTGCCCGGGGCGGCATCTGCGGTCAAAGAAGGGGCTAAGATGGCGGCTACAACAGTCAGAAATAAGGGCTTGGATGCAGCTAATGCGGTGCTGTCAAAGCCGGCAACCATTAACGGTGCTGCTCTTTCGGCGGGGGATTTTATAGCCGGATACGCACTACCTGGACCTTATGAACCGACAAAAGCAGGGGCATTGGGTTTTACAGCTAGCGCTATTGAAGAATTGAAAAATATAGCGAC from Desulfovibrio subterraneus encodes:
- a CDS encoding NAD(P)H-dependent oxidoreductase, with the protein product MKATVILAHPYAKSFNHAIYGTICATLKELGVPTYAHDLYAERFDPVLTVDELGKKPTQDALVRQYTRELVESDVLFFVHPNWWGQPPAMLKGYVDRVFRPPYTYDFPPEDSGGGLPIGKLAGKTGVVFNTSNTEETREKEYFGDPLENIWIQCVFGFCGIEKSHRRMFSIIADSTSEDRAAWLAEVAETTRKMVGR
- the ftsE gene encoding cell division ATP-binding protein FtsE, giving the protein MLKVQHLSHNFGTHWALKNCSFQLEKGDFLFLSGPSGAGKTTLLRLLYASLPVQRGLVEVAGFDLKKLRSGQVPLLRRQVSVVFQDFKILPHRTVYDNVAIALEVRCLPPQHIDRRVRAVVRGLGLENRIGLLCGELSGGEQQRVAVARSIVVNPQILLADEPTGNLDPELSRRMMDIFKQFHTYGTTVVLATHSPELIAQHPKAKLLRLDDGKITAANWPGAVIENCADDDETCAAGRPSGLRIHA
- a CDS encoding RHS repeat domain-containing protein, which gives rise to MNQTRHIRHIREHGRSALPTNSAPRSAADSQTRPMSTEEYLRTEVFGDQNRMQQKRMANLAQLERRAEDTPISMEEYVRHIVYAQDLPDAAACAPVAQHAIPVVMPRPMPAVAARAAVPYATPDTGHTASGTALQAVAVPNNRNSASVPRYAGATATGLGSCCVVLPGIRHGGSAVGSATQPAVLSGMQPDTQPDTQPPRLNVRLQRNAQGRIIRKLEGAGDSMREYCFAYDAQGHLTHAWLNGSLVEQYAYNEAGQRVADETVWRGPRSLAYDRAGRLVQAGNVRCEYTPEGSLCSRIRTTRHGEEITSFAYGADTRLDSVVLPDGTQITYYYGSALGPAEKHVNGVLAESYIWKDALRLGAWIDHASGTRCLFHYEAGHSPAAVTMEHPQGAATYRLGFDQIGSLKLVVLPDANGGKLIKEMAYDSFGTMLNDSNPELFLPVGFASGLVDRHTGLIRFGYRDYSPELGRFTALDPARDTRGDGDLWDYCVDDPINCVDPWGLFRFGVRSLDGFTSVSRPGFTSPMPDSGVAHGWIDGMNNPGEYNLQLHHEQGFYEDEKGGDIGHGKEGPMVNESNRKNEYRLDPKSYDDNIMRQSQKITIPGQYNIISNNCQDYADRLRDNYEILKESPEIRRQIEKEKRSNE
- the ilvD gene encoding dihydroxy-acid dehydratase, which produces MRSKKMTHGLEKAPHRSLLYALGLTREEIARPLVGVVNAANEIVPGHIHLDTIAEAVKAGVRHAGGTPIEFPAIGVCDGLAMNHEGMRFSLPSREIIADSIEIMATAHPFDALVFIPNCDKSVPGMLMAMLRMNVPSVMISGGPMLAGEKSGVRSDLITVFEGVGRVKQGNMTEAELEDLSEGACPGCGSCAGMFTANSMNCLSETIGLALPGNGTTPATTAARIRLAKKAGMKVMELLERDIKPRDIVTEKAVANAMAVDMALGCSTNTVLHLPAVFREAGLDIDLDMFNEVSRRTPNLCKLSPAGDQHIQDLHRAGGIPAVMAELRKKDRINLDVMTVTGKTVGENLSDLKAANLDPTVIKPIEAPYSQEGGIAILRGSLAPDGAVVKQSAVAPEMMVRTATARVFESEESAFEAIMGQKINKGDAIIIRYEGPKGGPGMREMLSPTAAIAGIGLGADVALITDGRFSGGTRGAAIGHVSPEAADGGPIAFVQEGDQIEINIPERKLNLLVDEATLAERKKNWKPVQKEITSPLLRRYSRMVSSAASGAVFK
- a CDS encoding MerR family transcriptional regulator, yielding MSEKTLTHRDLGRMLGVSETTIKSYRRKFPDCIPVANDGKPIRFTHEAGKVCLRIRELFSRGMSVPEVRTRLEKEFSWIEPMPEMPQEQELEVAPAVIPAGPVEVELPDDYTQALSNLAKSMVNLTMKQDAIARRMESIDARLQKLDLQGAADAGMAPAMEAWMERATALLERLEGLAGPAVASAGVSSAPLSESAGGYADAAEQTDEEAAHAAPAKEQAVSGKVIRIRNAYGDVNEYTVETSAIPARPTEEAPADAEQPEYAEPHYADQDAEGGFIFDSDEAPEEAPEEAPIMQEPHRALLTMPLVIQSPDGEFLGVAGRTRGRFSINDLKAMLMSHFEGSERFSVQWQYTDNGWLMLLEQKDLSDPYSLAVLVDETTTPRGNNVALIEHLTINGKDENPVEMYNFINRIYES
- a CDS encoding cell division protein FtsX; this encodes MFGVFCKLFARGIRDFGLHPWAQLLTLAAVTLVTFLSGFFLLCFTNLNQELNITRGEVVYQVFWKADTGMDLVKSRWDEMRHLPWLTEMKTFTPDEALDALLKESQTDGGKSISAHAGWLKERNPLPPTAMLHFSPHEADLDAWNKATHGYLEKLPGVETVRANPLKDDLTKAWKAFANSVMWPVIGFLAFLLALVVGNTIKLSLVHRSDEIDILQLVGARNWFIRLPLLVTGTLQGIMGGTLAVGLLWLAWYHLKDVLNFSPLFMELHFLPFEQSVLLVALPALMGFVSSWIAVRN